Within Peptococcaceae bacterium, the genomic segment GGAGCAGGAGGATAATCACAGTCTTTACGACCAAATCGCCCGGATAGAGACCAATTATACCTTCAGCGATTTTATCGGCCAGTCTCCGGTGGTGCGCAGGGTCCTGGAAAGGTGCAATAAGCTTGCCCCGCTGAAGCATTCTGTCTTGATCATTGGCGAAACGGGGACCGGGAAAGAGATTCTGGCCAGCGGCATCCATGCCGCTGGCCGCCAGAGCTGCAGGTCGCCTTTGGTCAAAATAAACTGTTCGGCCATCCCCAGCGAGTTATTGGAGTCAGAGCTTTTCGGCCATGAAAAAGGCGCTTTTACGGGCGCAGTCTCCAGCAAGAAAGGGAAATTCGAACTGGCCGAAAACGGATCAATTCTGCTGGACGAAATCGGCGAAATGGACCTGAAGATCCAGGCTAAGCTGTTGCGGGTACTGGAGGAAAAAGAATTCGAACGGGTGGGTGGAAACTGCCTGATACCCCTGAAAGCCAGGATCATCGCCTCCACCAACAAAAACCTTCAAGCCCTGTGCGAGCAGGGGAATTTTCGTTCTGATTTGTATTATCGCCTGTGCACTTTTGAGGTTTATATACCGTCTCTGCGGGAACGCCGGGAAGACATCCCGCTCTTGTTGAGCCATTTTATGAGCCGTGCCGGATTGAATATGCCTTTTAGCCCCCAAGCGCTGAACCTGCTGATCAATTACGACTGGCCGGGCAATGTGCGCCAGCTTCGGAACATGGTTAATGCCATGGATATCCTGAAAGACAAGAAAATGATCGAGGAAGAGGATATCAGGGAACTACTCAAGCTCCCGGAATCATATCCCAGATTCAATAAACCGGAAGACTCCGGCCAGTTGTTTAAGCATGTGGAAGTTCAGGAAAAGGAACACATTCTCCGCATTCTCCGACAGACAAACATGAATGTGGTGCAGGCGGCCCGGGTTTTAAAAATCCACCGCCGCACGCTTTACAATAAAATAAAAAAATATGGAATAAGGCTGGATAGGCATTCCAGCTCGGCATAACGCCAGGGAGAAGAAATACACATGAGAATGTGCAATATGGGAACAACGATGCACAGTTCCCGATAAAAGACGAGGTAAAAGGCCAGACTTTGTCCCGGTTTTCACATGTTTCCCGGTTGTTCTTGGACTTGGCATGCAGTTTGCATAATTTAGGCGAGGGGTTGGAAACACCCCGGAAATCTCAGGCCGGGAATGATAAACGGCAATCATGAGGCGTCGACAAAGAGACAATCTTAGACCCCAACCGCAATGAAACACCTGAATTCTTTAACCCCCTGAGATTGATAGTCAAACATGAAGCCCGGGGTTGGGGTCTAATTACCAATGTTCTTAAAATTACGGAAAATAACAATGGAGCAAAGGGGATGAAGTTGTCTTGATTGGTGACCGCACGTGACAAGCATGAAAGAAAGGCAGACAAATTCTTTTGGGGGGATTGATTGTGGATCCGATTATAGTTGGGCTTATCGGGATTGTGGTGTTGGTCATATTGTTGTTCATGGGGTTGCATGTTGGCATGACCATGTTAATAGTCGGTTTTGCCGGATATGCTTATGTGGTCAACCCGATAGGGGCCTTGGGAGTGTTGAAAACTATACTGTACACCACAGGCAGTAATTATACCTTGACTGTCATACCTCTCTTCGTATTGATGGGTCAATTCGCTTACTATTCGGGACTAAGCAAGAAGCTGTACGATGCGTCGTACAAATGGCTGGGACACCTGCCCGGCGGACTTGCGGTGGCCACGATCGGAGCCTGCGCTTTTTTTGCGGCCATCTGCGGGTCCAGCACGGCTACGGCAGCGACCTTCGGTACCGTCTCCTTCCCGGAGATGAAGAAGTACCGCTATGAACCAGGGCTGGCAACCGGGGCTATTGTCGCGGGAGGCACTCTCGGCATCCTGATACCGCCCAGCGTTGGATTCATCCTCTATGGGGTCATAACCGAACAGTCGATCGGCCGCCTTTTTGCCGCCGGCTTCATTCCGGGATTTATCCTTGCGCTGAGCTACATGACGGCTGTTGTGCTTCAAGTCAAGAGAAAACCGGAGATAGGGCCTCCGTCGGAACGCTTCAGCTGGCGGGAACGGCTGGCAGCCCTTCAAGACGTTCTGCCGGTGCTGCTGTTGTTTGTCTTCGTCATCGGCGGCATTTTTACCGGCATTTTTACGGCCAATGAAGGAGCGGCGGTGGGGGCTTTCGGCACGTTCCTCTATCTTGGCTGGTGCAAGCGGATAACCCTGAGCAATGTGATGAAATCCCTCCAGGATACGATGCGGACGACAGCCATGATCTTCCTGGTCATCATCGGCGCTTATGTCTTCGGGTATTTCCTGGCTGTAACGAAGATCCCCATGAACCTGGCCGCTTTCATCTCGGGCCTGGCAGTCAACAGGTATATCATCTTGTCAATCATCATGTTGATGTATGCTTTTTTGGGTTGTTTAATGGACTCTTTGGCTATGGTTCTCCTGACCGTTCCTATTTTCTACCCGGTTATCATCGGGCTGGGTTTTGACCCCATCTGGTTCGGGGTATTAATGGTAATGGTTATGGAAATGGGCATGATCACTCCGCCGGTGGGGATGAACATATACGTCATCAAGGGTGTGGTAGGAGACGAAGTCAGCATGGGAACCATTTTCAGGGGAGTTATTCCCCATGTCTTCGCAATTATCGTGGCTCTCGTCGTTATGATCGCTTTCCCGCAGCTTTCCCTGTGGCTTCCCGGTCTCCTTTATTAATGCGGGGAAATCTATGCGTGAAAATGAAACGGCAGAGAAAGGAGGGTTACGTTTTATTTTTCCCCGGTCTAATTCATGAATCAATCTGACTAGGAGGAATGAAGAGGTATGAGAAGTAAAAAGCAGATGACCTGGTTAATAGCCCTGGCGATGATTGTAATGCTGATGGTGACGGGTTGCGGCGGCGGCCAGTCAAAACCTGCCGAGCAACAGCAGGCCGCTTCCGGGAAAAAGGTTGTAGAACTGAAATTCCATCACCACGATCCAGCCACCAGCGCTGCCGGCAAATTCTTTGAAAAGTGGTGCAAAGAGATTGAAGCCGCTTCCAATGGAACATTGAAGATTACTGTTTTCCATGGCGGCGCGCTTGGTTCCGCGAAGGACACTTATGACATGGTTGTCAACGGGACAGTTGATATGGCCTGGGGCGTAACGGCTTATTTCCCGGGACGTTTTGACATGACCGACGTTTTTAATCTTCCCCTGTTGGGTATTGAAACAGCCGAGGAAGGCAGCCAGATTTTCTGGGACCTCTACACTAAAACCGATTACCTGAAAAAAGAATACGAACCGTTCAAGGTGCTCTTTCTCCACTGCCATGCCGATGTACCCCTGGCCCTGAAAAACAAGGCCATAACCAAAACTTCCGATCTCAAAGGCGTGAAGGTCAGGGTGGCCGGCAGCATGCCTACTGAATTCTTTAAGGCGTTGGGAGCTTCTCCCATTGCCATGCCTGCGACGGATGTATATACATCCATGGAGAAAGGCGTGTTGGACGGTATAGCTGCCGACTGGCACCTCCTGAAGTCCTTCAAGATTATTGAACAGGCCAAGGAGTATTTGGACGTAAGACTATACACCGGCCCGCTGTTCTGTGTCATGAACAAGAAAGTATATGAATCGTTGCCGCCGGAGGCCAAGAAAGCCATCGACGAAAAGGCAGGGCAGTATGCTGTTGCGGCGGCCGGCAAAAACTGGCAAGACACCCGCGACGAGACAATTGGCTTGATCAAGGCGAACAATGGCCATGTAAACGAAATGACCCCGGCCCTGAAGGCAGATTTTGAAAAAGCCGCCAAATCTGTCTGGGACATATGGATTAAGGCTGGCGAGGCCAAAGGGTTGCCGGCCCAAAAAGTGTTCGATTTCGTAAAGGCTGAAGCTGCGAAGAAATAGACCATCTGGCTTTTAATGCCGGGGCTGAAACGACAGGTGCCCGGTTTCAGCCCCGGCATTATAGAAAGTTTTGTTGGCTATCAAGCGAAAGAAGGTGTTGCTGTGCGGTCCTTTGAAAAACTTGTGGAAAAGCTTAGCTTTGGACTGAACATCATAAGCATGTTGACGACTTTTTTAATGATGCTTTTAATGGTGACGGACATTGCCTTGCGGTTTTTGTTCAGTTCCCCGATTCTTGGGGCTTTTGAAATTGTTGAGCTGATGATGGTGGTGGTGGTATTTTTCTCCTTTGCCCAGACCCAAGTGAAAAAAGGGCATGTTTCAGTAGACGTCGTGACCAACATCCTGCCCTTAACCGTAAGAAGGTTTTTTGGGATCATAACCTTGTCCCTGGCGGTGGTTATGACGGCGATTATCACTTATGCCACCTATCTCCAGACTGTCACCGTGATGAAGGAAAAAATGACAACAGCCGTATTGTATATAAAGATTTATCCTTTCTATCTGGTCGTTTTAATAGGAATGGCTGTTTTCGGCCTGACACTGGTTGTTGACCTTATAAAAAGCATTATGAGCTTGGTCGGGGGTGCGAAATCCTGTGAAAGTTGTTAAGGCTAACGAGGGTACGGTATACGAAGCCCCCAATCATTATGGAATGTGGGGGGTTCGCAAGTTTGGCCCACCAGAAGGGGCCAAGGGGATTAACGTTTCTATTTCGGAGTTCCTGCCGGACGGCGGCGCTGCCATGTCCTCTTCGGACAAGGAGAGGATCTATTACGTCCTGAGGGGTTCCGTCACCATTGAGGACGAAACAGGGAACAAACATGTTCTGGAAGAAAATGACTTGATCCATATCCCGCCCGGTGAAAAGCGGAGCATATCCGTTAACGGCCTTGTCGCAGCATGGGTTTTGGTGATCATGGTTATGAAAGACGAGGTTAAAAAATGAAGCAGCTTAAAGATATTGAAAAAGTGGCGGTCCTGGGAGCGGGGACCATGGGACCGGGGATTGCCCAAACCTTTGCCATGGCCGGGTATGACGTAAGCATATATTCCCGTTCGGAAGGGACCCTGAAAACAGCAAAAACAATAGTCAAGACAAACCTGGAGACCTTTGCTGAAGGAGGATTGGTTCAAGCCGACCAGATCGATGGCATTCAAAAACGAATTCACTACACATCTTCAGTCCCTGAAGCTGTTAAGGGAGCAGATTATATTGTTGAGACCATCGTTGAGAAGAAGGATGCCAAGAAGGCGATCTTTGAGGAATTGGACCAACTTTGCGGGCTTGATGTTATAATGACGAGCAATACTTCATTCATGAATATCGACGATTTTATTCCGGAGAGAAGAAAACCATTTGCCGTAAGCGCCCACTGGTTTGCCCCGCCGCATATCATCCCGCTGGTGGAAGTGTGCAAGGGAGAAAGCACGCTGCAAGAAACCTTGGACTTGGTGGTAGCCCTGATGAAAAAGGTTGACAAGGTCCCGGTTGTTATGGAGAAGTTCATTCCAGGGTTTGTTGTAAACCGGATTCAGCGGGTGCTTGGCTGGGAGACCTTTTACCTGCTTGATAACGGGTACATTACCCCGGAACAGTTGGACTTGGCTGTAAAAGCGAGCTTGATGCCAAGGGGCATGGTTTTGGGCCTGGTTCAGCGCTACGACTTTACCGGGATTGACTTGACCGCCAAAAACCTGGAGAACAAGGATGTCATAGACCCGCCCATGGATAAACATCCCAGGTGCATCTATGATCTGGTGGACGCCGGTAATTACGGCGCGAAGACGGGCAAAGGGTTTTACGATTATAGCGGACGGTCCCTGGAGGAGGTCCTGAAGAAACGGGACAAGATGCTGCTTAAGGTCTTGAAAAACACCAAAGAATTCATCTATGAAAAAGTCTGAATGAGCTTAAAGAATTAGGTTGTACAGCACAAGGAGGAATCAGGAAATGAGCAAAACAAGAATCTATGATTTGTCACAGCCCTTTGGCGTTGATACACCCCTTTGGCCTTTTCCTGGGCCGCGCCAAGATTTGATGTTCCCAAGGGCAGAATACTTAGGCCGCTTTCACAAGAGGAGCGTCGTCTACACCGGAACACTGCATGCGGGCACTCATATGGATGCGCCGAGCCATGTTCTGCATCCGGAAGAAGGCGGCGTCATGCTGGACAAAGTCCCGCTGGAAAACTGCTACGGCACAGGTGTCATTGTTGATTTTCGTCACATGAAGGATATGAAGTGGCACATTGTTACACCGGATGATCTTGAAAAGGCGACGCCCAAGATTGAAAAAGGCGATTTTGTGGTCTTCAATACGGGCATGCATCATTATTGGCGCCATAACAACTATAAATACTTTAACCATTATGCGGGTCTTGGCCCGGAAGCTGCCGACTGGTTAATCAACAAAGGCATAAAAGGCGTTGCCGGCACATGGGGAGCAACCGACAGCCCGCTGTGGCACTACCCTCTCGCGCAGACAATGCCCTGGCTTGACCGGGAGTACAGGAAAGAAACGGGAAATAACCCTGATGAATTGTTCCCCGATTATGAACCATGCCACAGGTCTTTGATGCGGAACGGCATTGTGACTATTGAGAATGCCGGCGGAGACGTTGACTTGGTGACGGGGAAACGCTGCACCATCGCGGCCTTCCCGTTCCGTTGCGAGGTGGCCGACGGCGGTATGGTGCGGTTAGTGGCTATTGTTGAGGAATAAAAAAATCTAGATGACAGGAGATTGAAATCGACATGGATATGCCGAAAGGAAAAGTAATAATCACCGTTGCAGTCAACGGGGCTTTTGTGACCAAGGACATGACCCCGGCTGTGCCCTATACCCCGGAAGAAGTGGCCAAAGACGCCTATGAGTGCTATAACGAGGGCGCGGCGGTCATACACATCCATGGCCGGGAGGCCGACGGTAAGCCGACCGGCTCCAAAGACTATTTTGCCAAAACATTTGAACTGATCAGGAAAAAATGCGACATCGTCACCAACGCCACTACCGGCGGCGGTTCCAATCTGACCATCGAAGAACGGATTAAATGCCTGGAAGCCATGCCAGAGTGCGCCTCCTTGAACATGGGCACCATGCTGCGCACGGCGGGGGCCGGGGCTGGGACTCCGTGGATCAACAAACCGGAAGATATCGAGGCCTGGGCTGTAAAAATGAAAGAATTGGGAATAAAGCCTGAAATGGAGTGCTATTCCCAGGCCATGTTCAGGGAAGTGCAAAATCTCATCAAAAAAGGGCTGCTGGAAACACCTTATTTGATCAATTTCGTTATGGGCATGAAGTACCAGGGCGCGGTTGACGCTACGCCGGAATATTTGATGTCCATGAAGCAGCTTATGCCCAGGGAAGCCATGTTCAACGTAACGGCTGTAGGCTCTGCCCAGCTGCCGATCACCACTATGGGGATGATTATCGGCGGCAATGCCCGCGTTGGAATTGAAGATAACATCATGTACGCCAAAGGCCGCCTGGCAAAAAGCAATGCCGAATTGGTTGCGCGGACGGTGCGGATTGCCCGGGAACTGAATCTTGAACCCTGCACGCCTGATGAAGCCAGGGCGATCCTCGGAATCAAGAAGTTTAATTATTGATTTAGGGAGAGGCATTTACCATGAAATTGTTTGATTTGACAGGGAGAAACGCTGTGGTGATCGGGGGCGCCGGCGGCCTCGGGCAAGCAATAGCCCAGGGTCTTGCCGAAGCGGGCGCCAGAGTGGCGATTGCCAGCCGCAAAGAGGAATCCCTGAGGAGAGCTGTTAAGGAAATAAAAGAAGCCAGCGGCTGCGACGTAACATATTACACGGTCGACGCCACCTCAGAGGAGAGCATCCAAGCCCTGGTTGACTCCACAGTGAAAGATTTTGGCAGGGTGGATATTCTGGTGAACGCCCAGGGTTACAATAAAAAGTTCCCCGCTGAAGAATTCCCCATGGACGTATTTAAGGAGATGTTTGACGTCAACGTGGCTGGGGTCATGATGTGCTGCAAGCATTTTGGCAAACACATGATTAAAAACGGCTATGGCAAGATAGTTAACTTGTCATCCGTCCGCGGCAGGATTGCCACCAAGGGGCCGGGAAATGCAGGGTATTGCGGCACCAAGGGCGCTATTGACATGATCACCCGCCAACTGGCGGCCGAGTTCGGCCCTTATGGTATTACCGTCAATGCCATTGGCCCGACGGTGACTGAGACGCCGATGATGACGGAAATTCTAAACAGCCGCGGGCCGGACGAAAGAAAAAGACTGGCAGAGGCGCTGCCCTTGAGGAGAATGGCCTTGCCCTCCGACTGCGTTGGGCCGGCAATATTTCTTTGCTCGGAAGCGTCCTGCTTTGTGACCGGCAATATCATTTACCCCGACGGCGGCCTCACAGCCATTGGTTAGTATTATCGTTATTTTATTTCAAAGGAGGAAACGGGATGGCAGAACAGATATTTACCAATAATACCGTTTGCGGTCCGGTGCATGTGCATGTGGAAGACGGTAAAATTACCCGCATCAGGCCATTGCAGTTGGACGACAGCGATCCCAAGGACTGGACAATTGAAGCCCGGGGACATAGATTTACGCCTCCCCGGCGGGTTACCGTAGGCCAGCCCACCATGACTGAAAAAGACCGGGTTTATGCCGAAGACCGGATAAAGTATCCGATGATTCGTGAGGATTTTAATCCAAACGGCGAAAGAAACCCTCAAAACAGGGGTAAGTCCGGTTACCGCCGGATCAGTTGGGATGAGGCTCTTGACATTGTGTCTTCAGAAATCAAGCGGGTTCAGAGCGTCTATGGCAAAGAAGCCTTATGCGCCATGACTTCTTCTCACCACTGCTGGGGTCTGGTGGGCTATAAGGCCAGCGCGTTCAAAAGATTCTTCAGTTTTACCGGTTATACCCAAGTATATGACAATCCCGACAGCTGGGAAGGATTTCATTGGGGAGCCACCCACACATACGGTTATTGGTGGCGTTTGGGGGCTCCGGAGCCGTATGATCTGTTGGAGGATTGTTTGAAAAATACCGATATGATTGTTCACTGGGCCAATGACCCGGATACAATCCGCGGCGGTTATGCAGGGCAGGAATCAGCCATCTGGCGGGTCTGGATGAGAAAACTGGGCATTAAAATGGTCTATATCGATCCCTTCTGCAACTTTACGGCCGTGAAGGATGCCTATAAATGGCTGGCGCCGCGCCCGGGGACAGAAGCTGCCCTGGCGGAAGCCATCGCCTATGTTTGGATTACCGAAGGGACATATGACAAGGATTTCATAGCCAGGAAAGCCCATGGTTTTGATGAATTCAAGGCGTATGTGCTTGGCCAGACAGACGGCAAACCCAAAGACCCAGTCTATGGGGCGGAGTTGACCGAGCTTCCCGAGGCTACCATCAAAGCCCTGGCCAGGGAATGGGCCAGTCACCGCACCATGCTGGCTTGCGGCGCCCGGGGCGGATTCGGCGGTGCCATGCGCACGGCCTATGGCCATGAATGGGCGCGCCTGATGGTGCTGTTGGCAGCCATGCAGGGCATGGGCAGGCCGGGGTCCAATTTCTGGGGCGCTGTTCTGGGCGCGCCGTGCAACACCGATTTTGTCTTTCCGGGTTATGCCGATAAATATGGCAATATTGCCAGCCCCGCGGTGGCCAAAATCGTGCCTGTAAACCCGGTAAAACAAAAACTTTACAGGCTGTTGCTGCCGAAAGCCTTTACCAAGCCGCCCGTCAGCTGGTTTGGCGAGGGTTTTTGCGGAGAGAGTTTGGAACAGCAATTCACTCCGTACCGCTATCCTATGGCCGGCCACTCTGAAGTCAAGATGTTCTATCGTTATGGCGGCTCGTTCTTTGGCACTATGTGCGAGACCAACGATTATATCGCCATGTACCAGAGTCCAAGGCTGGAATGTGTGGTTGGCCAGGATATCTGGTGGACTCCCGAAATGAAGTTTGCAGACGTCATCCTGCCGGCCTGCACAAACCTGGAGCGGTATGACATCGCGGAGGCCTCCAGTTCGGGTGGTTATTCACAGCACGCGTCCAGCGGCTGTAATCGCCGGATATGCGTAATGCAGAAAAAGTGCATCGAACCCTTGTACGAATCAAAATCCGACTACCAGATTTTCACCGAGCTGGCCGAACGCTTGGGCTTTAAGGACCAGTACACAGAAGGTCTGGACGAGTTAGGCTGGTGCAGACGCTTTTTCGAGTTTTCCGATGCTTCAAAATACATCAGCTGGGAAGAGTTCTATAAAAAGGGGTATTTTGTGGTGCCCATGCCGGAAAATTACAAGCCGACCCCGGCCTACCGCTGGTTTTATGAAGACCGGGTGTGCGATACCCCCGATCCGTCGCCCAAGAAGACAGATAAGCTGCACACCTATACCGGCAAGATCGAGTTTGTTTCCGAGAGCCTGAAACACTTCACCCCGCACGATACCGAGCGCGGGCCCATGCCGCGTTACCAGGACAGCTGGGAGGGCCATAAATCCGAGCTTTACAAGAAATATCCCTTCCACATGATCAGTCCTCACCCCCGTTATGGTTACCATACCCATTATGACGCTCATGCCAAATGGCTGTGGGAGATTCCCGAGCACAGGGTCATTAAGGACGGCAACCCCTATATCGTGGTGCGCATTCATCCCGACAACGCCCAAGCAAAGGGCATTAAAGAAGGGGATATTGTGAAACTGTTCAATGACCGGGGCGCGGTGCTCGGCATTGCCCGCCTGACGGAAAGGGTGCGGCCCAATGTGATCCATGTTTACACGTCCTCTGGGATATACAGACCTCTGGAACCGGGGAAACCAAGTCCGGACAAGGGCGGTTGCGTAAACATCCTGACCTCGAAACGTTTCATGTCGAAAAATGTTGCCGGATTTGCCCCCAACTCTTGTCTGATTGATATTGAAAAGTGGGAGGGACAGTAAAATGGCACGATACGGCATGGTTATTGACATAAATTTGTGTTCCAGTTGCTATGCCTGTTTCCTGGCCTGTAAAGACGAACACTGCAACCAGGCTCACTTGCCCGTGGCAGCCGCTCAGCCGCATATGGGACACCGCTGGATGAACATCCGGGATATCGAGCGGGGAAAAACGGCCAGGGTCAAAGTGGCCTCCATCCCGGTGCCCTGCATGCATTGCCAGGATGCCCCGTGCGAGAAAGCGGCCCAGAATGGGGCAGTGACGCGCCGGCCTGACGGGATAGTACTGATTGACCCGGTTAAGGCCAAAGGGCAGAAGCAGCTGGTAGAGGCCTGTCCATATGGTGCAGTATACTGGAACGAGGGAGAAAGCCTGCCGCAAAAATGCACGATGTGCGCCCATTTCTTGGATGCGGGATACAAAGAGCCGCGCTGCGTGGAGGTGTGCCCCACGGGAGCATTGACTTTTGGAGATTTGGACGATCCTGAAAGCGAGGTTTCCAAAAAAATGGCTGGAGGGGCTGTAGTTCTGCCTCCGGGGAATGACTCGATGATGCCGCTGGTCAAGTATCTTAATGTGCCCGGCATGCTGGTGGCCGGCACCATTTTCCTGACCGATGTCAAAGAGTGCGCCAAAGGCGCCCGCGTTACCCTGTCGGGCGACGGAACCGTTAAGACCGTAACAGCCAACGGTTTCGGCGATTTTGAATTTGAGGACCTTCCCAAGGGAGCGGAATATTTCCTCACCATTGAGATGCCGGGCTACGCGCCCTGGAAGACGTCGCTCAGGACGGATGACCACTGGGTAAGTGGAGATATTCAGTTGAAGAAACTGTAAGCAAAAGGAGAGATTAAATTATGCGTGAGGAAGTAGTGATTGTCGACGCGATACGGACCCCCATCGGCAACATGGGCGGGACATTGAAGGATATCTCTGGGGAAGACTTGGCCTGCTTGGTGCTTAAAGCGCTGCTGGAACGGACGAAGCTGGATCCTGCCGCAGTGGACGAGGTAATTGTGGGGCAGACGAAGATTTCCGCTGATGCGCCCAATATCGCGCGCACGGCAGCTTTAATGGCGGGAGTGCCCATAGAAGTGCCGGCTTATACCGTCTCGCGCCAGTGCGGGTCCGGCCTGCAGGCAGTTAACTCCGGAGCGCAGGCCATTATGAGCGGTCAAGCGGAGGTGGTTCTCGCTGCCGGGACGGAGAGCATGAGCAATGCTGTGTTTTATTTGCGCCAGGCCAGGTATGGCTACCGGTCCGGCAACGGGGTCCTGGTGGATTCCAATACGGAGAGCCAATTCAGGTCCCAGCCTCAGGACATGTTTGGAGTCTTTAACATGGGCATGACGGCAGAAAACCTGGCTGAAAAATACCGGATTGCCCGGGAAGAGCAAGACCTTTTCGCCTTCAGGAGCCAGGAGAAAGCCAATAAGGCTATCCAAACCGGAAGATTCAAGGAAGAGATTGTTCCGGTTCCCGTCAAGCAGAAAAAAGGCGAACCGCTGCTGTTTGATACGGATGAGTTTCCCAAGCAGACGACCCTGGAGAAAATGGCCAAGCTGCCGCCCGCTTTCAAAGAGGGGGGTACCGTCACTGCCGGGAATTCTTCGGGACGGAACGACGGGGCCAGCGCGCTGCTGTTGATGTCGGCCAAAAGAGCGCAAAGGGAAGGGCTAAAGCCTCTGGCTGTACTCCGCAGCCAGGCGGCAGTCGGAGTGGACCCCCGGATTATGGGCATAGGGCCGGTCAACGCCAGCAGGAAAGCGCTGGAACTGGCCGGATTAAAGCTGAACCAAATTGACCTGATTGAATTGAACGAGGCCTTCGCTGCTCAATCTTTAGCCTGTATTAAGGAATTGGATCTGGACCAGTCAATCGTAAATGTGAATGGAGGGGCCATCGCCCTGGGCCATCCCCTGGGCTGCACAGGCGCCCGGATCATGACCACCCTG encodes:
- a CDS encoding TRAP transporter small permease, which produces MRSFEKLVEKLSFGLNIISMLTTFLMMLLMVTDIALRFLFSSPILGAFEIVELMMVVVVFFSFAQTQVKKGHVSVDVVTNILPLTVRRFFGIITLSLAVVMTAIITYATYLQTVTVMKEKMTTAVLYIKIYPFYLVVLIGMAVFGLTLVVDLIKSIMSLVGGAKSCESC
- a CDS encoding TRAP transporter substrate-binding protein, with translation MRSKKQMTWLIALAMIVMLMVTGCGGGQSKPAEQQQAASGKKVVELKFHHHDPATSAAGKFFEKWCKEIEAASNGTLKITVFHGGALGSAKDTYDMVVNGTVDMAWGVTAYFPGRFDMTDVFNLPLLGIETAEEGSQIFWDLYTKTDYLKKEYEPFKVLFLHCHADVPLALKNKAITKTSDLKGVKVRVAGSMPTEFFKALGASPIAMPATDVYTSMEKGVLDGIAADWHLLKSFKIIEQAKEYLDVRLYTGPLFCVMNKKVYESLPPEAKKAIDEKAGQYAVAAAGKNWQDTRDETIGLIKANNGHVNEMTPALKADFEKAAKSVWDIWIKAGEAKGLPAQKVFDFVKAEAAKK
- a CDS encoding glucose 1-dehydrogenase; this translates as MKLFDLTGRNAVVIGGAGGLGQAIAQGLAEAGARVAIASRKEESLRRAVKEIKEASGCDVTYYTVDATSEESIQALVDSTVKDFGRVDILVNAQGYNKKFPAEEFPMDVFKEMFDVNVAGVMMCCKHFGKHMIKNGYGKIVNLSSVRGRIATKGPGNAGYCGTKGAIDMITRQLAAEFGPYGITVNAIGPTVTETPMMTEILNSRGPDERKRLAEALPLRRMALPSDCVGPAIFLCSEASCFVTGNIIYPDGGLTAIG
- a CDS encoding sigma 54-interacting transcriptional regulator, coding for MAIQATREDIYTRGGLFDEMMDNCFDAAVLIDMNLRIIHHSAGAIELCNGLSSEEAAGRHIKELDPVSDFEGVIKTGKASRYSFAMIQGHNCIQHMIPIYCGNEMIAVLGGIIFRNLSGLKKILLEHNVEQEDNHSLYDQIARIETNYTFSDFIGQSPVVRRVLERCNKLAPLKHSVLIIGETGTGKEILASGIHAAGRQSCRSPLVKINCSAIPSELLESELFGHEKGAFTGAVSSKKGKFELAENGSILLDEIGEMDLKIQAKLLRVLEEKEFERVGGNCLIPLKARIIASTNKNLQALCEQGNFRSDLYYRLCTFEVYIPSLRERREDIPLLLSHFMSRAGLNMPFSPQALNLLINYDWPGNVRQLRNMVNAMDILKDKKMIEEEDIRELLKLPESYPRFNKPEDSGQLFKHVEVQEKEHILRILRQTNMNVVQAARVLKIHRRTLYNKIKKYGIRLDRHSSSA
- a CDS encoding TRAP transporter large permease, producing the protein MDPIIVGLIGIVVLVILLFMGLHVGMTMLIVGFAGYAYVVNPIGALGVLKTILYTTGSNYTLTVIPLFVLMGQFAYYSGLSKKLYDASYKWLGHLPGGLAVATIGACAFFAAICGSSTATAATFGTVSFPEMKKYRYEPGLATGAIVAGGTLGILIPPSVGFILYGVITEQSIGRLFAAGFIPGFILALSYMTAVVLQVKRKPEIGPPSERFSWRERLAALQDVLPVLLLFVFVIGGIFTGIFTANEGAAVGAFGTFLYLGWCKRITLSNVMKSLQDTMRTTAMIFLVIIGAYVFGYFLAVTKIPMNLAAFISGLAVNRYIILSIIMLMYAFLGCLMDSLAMVLLTVPIFYPVIIGLGFDPIWFGVLMVMVMEMGMITPPVGMNIYVIKGVVGDEVSMGTIFRGVIPHVFAIIVALVVMIAFPQLSLWLPGLLY
- a CDS encoding cyclase family protein, coding for MSKTRIYDLSQPFGVDTPLWPFPGPRQDLMFPRAEYLGRFHKRSVVYTGTLHAGTHMDAPSHVLHPEEGGVMLDKVPLENCYGTGVIVDFRHMKDMKWHIVTPDDLEKATPKIEKGDFVVFNTGMHHYWRHNNYKYFNHYAGLGPEAADWLINKGIKGVAGTWGATDSPLWHYPLAQTMPWLDREYRKETGNNPDELFPDYEPCHRSLMRNGIVTIENAGGDVDLVTGKRCTIAAFPFRCEVADGGMVRLVAIVEE
- a CDS encoding 3-keto-5-aminohexanoate cleavage protein — protein: MDMPKGKVIITVAVNGAFVTKDMTPAVPYTPEEVAKDAYECYNEGAAVIHIHGREADGKPTGSKDYFAKTFELIRKKCDIVTNATTGGGSNLTIEERIKCLEAMPECASLNMGTMLRTAGAGAGTPWINKPEDIEAWAVKMKELGIKPEMECYSQAMFREVQNLIKKGLLETPYLINFVMGMKYQGAVDATPEYLMSMKQLMPREAMFNVTAVGSAQLPITTMGMIIGGNARVGIEDNIMYAKGRLAKSNAELVARTVRIARELNLEPCTPDEARAILGIKKFNY
- a CDS encoding 3-hydroxyacyl-CoA dehydrogenase family protein, producing the protein MKQLKDIEKVAVLGAGTMGPGIAQTFAMAGYDVSIYSRSEGTLKTAKTIVKTNLETFAEGGLVQADQIDGIQKRIHYTSSVPEAVKGADYIVETIVEKKDAKKAIFEELDQLCGLDVIMTSNTSFMNIDDFIPERRKPFAVSAHWFAPPHIIPLVEVCKGESTLQETLDLVVALMKKVDKVPVVMEKFIPGFVVNRIQRVLGWETFYLLDNGYITPEQLDLAVKASLMPRGMVLGLVQRYDFTGIDLTAKNLENKDVIDPPMDKHPRCIYDLVDAGNYGAKTGKGFYDYSGRSLEEVLKKRDKMLLKVLKNTKEFIYEKV
- a CDS encoding cupin domain-containing protein, whose protein sequence is MKVVKANEGTVYEAPNHYGMWGVRKFGPPEGAKGINVSISEFLPDGGAAMSSSDKERIYYVLRGSVTIEDETGNKHVLEENDLIHIPPGEKRSISVNGLVAAWVLVIMVMKDEVKK